In the genome of Deltaproteobacteria bacterium, the window GACGATACGAATTTGAGAATGGTTCTATCCATGTTTGGTCTTCTATAACAGAATCCCGTGTTAATGAACGACCACTTTGTCCAGGTTCTTTTTCACCAGGTCGGCGTCGATGCGGTACTTTAAAATGGTGCTCAAGGTGTCGGCCACCACCCCCGTGGAAAGGGTTTCCACCTGTAGAGCCATAAGCGAACCGGCCCAGTCCAGGGTCTCAGATATGGAGGGCTTTTTTTTCAGGTCCAGGTCCCGGATGGCGTTCACGGAGGCCACCAGCTGGTCGGCCAGCTGGTGCGGGATGCCGGGAATCTTCATCAGGACGATCTCCCTTTCCAGGGCAATGTCCGGGTAGTCGATGTAAAGGTGCAGGCACCTTCTCTTCAGGGCGTCACTCATGTCCCGGTAGTTGTTGGAGGTCAGTACGGCAAAGGGGATGTTCAGCGCTTTGCGGGTCCCGATTTCGGGGATGGAGACCTGGAAATCACTCAGTATTTCGAGGAGAAAGGCCTCGAATTCCGGATCGGATTTGTCCACCTCGTCCACGAGGAGCACCACGGGTTCTGGGGAAGAGATGGCTTTCAACAACGGCCGCGGCTGGATGAAACGTTCCGAAAAGAAAGCGTCTTCCTGCGCGGCGATGCGGTCGGCCGCTTCGGTGAGGGTAGCCACATCCTTGATCAGGGCGTGGATTTTTTCCTTCATGATCTGGGTGTAAAGCAGCTGCTTGGCATACTCCCACTCGTATAGCGCCTTGGCTTCATCGAGGCCTTCGTAGCACTGCAGGCGAATCAGTTCCCGCCCGAGGCTCCGGGCAACCGCCTTGGCCAGTTCGGTTTTACCGACGCCGGCCGGGCCTTCCACCAGAATGGGCTTGGCCGTAGCGCCGGCTAAAAAGATGACGGTTGCGATTTCATCGGAACAGATATAACGGGCCCTTTCAAGGGAGGTTTTGACGTGTTTCGGATCTTTGAACGGCATGCTTTCACTCTCAAGGTCGGTTTGGCTAGATTCAGGATTTACAGAATCAATAAAATCCGTTTGCTTTCAATCGCTTTTACGCTTCCGTCGCCAAAAATTCAATCCCTAAAACCACGAACAGCCCGAACACGCTTCAATTGACGAAAAAACACCCGAACGACGCAGGCCTTTGGTATTGGGTCTTTTGAAATTTCCGGTTTATCCGGGTTAGGTGTAATCATGAGCGTTGAAGCCGGCCGCGGACCGGCTGCCGGCGCAGCCGGTTCACGGCGTGACACGCATTCCGGTCCATTCTACGCGGAGCCCACCATCTGGTCGAATTCACTGCCCATTTCAGATTCTACGTAAAGCTGCCTTGACCGCCACACGTTGTTCTGGTTGCCAAAGACTTCAAGGTTGCGGTTCGTGAGCCGGGTAACGACTTCGATGTCATCGCCGGCCAACTCGCTTTTCCCCATTTCACTGAGCAGCGTGGCGCGGCTGTAGTAGGCGGCGCCGTACTCACCATCCAGGTGAATGGCGGTGCTGAAATCTTTCAAAGCGGCTTCGCTGTCACCGAGTTGCTGATGGGCAAATCCCCTCAGGTGATAGGCCCGGGCATAGCCCGGATCGGCTTCAATGATGTGATTGAACTGTTCCAGTGCCTTCTCGGCCCGGCCGAGTTTCAGCAGGGCGGACCCGATCGTCAGGCCGGCCAGCCGGTGCTGCGGGTCCATTTGCAGCACAAGTTTCAGATATTCGATGCTTTTTTCATAATTATTGGCGATATATTCGGTGATGGCCTCTTTGAAAAGGCCTTCTAATGTATTTCCCATGGTAAACTCCTTCCTGCCTAAGAATCGCTGACCTTAGGTCTTCTGTTCATTCCAAGTCGAGTGTTTCATTAACCTCGACACTCGCTCGATTTAGGCTTAAGGGGTAACCGTTCTCCAGGGCGCCCCTGGAGAGCGTACCCTGGTATAGACTAAGGTCCGTTTGTCGGTTGTCAACCGGTTGCCGCCTGTGAACATGCACGCCGGCGCTCCAAGAACCTAAAGATTTCGGTGTGTTGAAAAATGGGTGCGCGAAGGTGAAGGGCTTTGCCCCGGCGGAAGCGGCGTGCGCCTGGCCGGGGGCGCGCCAGGCGCGGCCGACTTTTTCAGGGCCGAAGAAATCGGGCAGGGGCAATGCTTCCTGGTCCGGGGCGCACGCTGTCATGATCTTCCCCGCTTTTTCCGCTGGAACTAACGGGAGCGATCCGCTCCCTGCTGTACCTTTTCCAGCCTTTTGCTCAGTTTTACGGGGAAGTTTCGCTTGTTTAAAATGGATTTATACGTTTCCGGCAGGCGGGCGAAGTTTATTTTGAACCGGGACTGTATCTCCACAAGCGATGGCAGTTGATCGATACGACGGCCGCCTTCCATCACCTTTTTGAGGAGCGGGTTCCCATCGGCAATGGCGTCGTCCCTCAATCCGATGACGTCTTCCTGCAACGTTCCGTCGGTCCCGCTGCGCCTGAAAATCTGCTTTTTGCCGGCGAGCGTGATTTTACCGGTGCTCAGTTTACGGATATTGCGCTGTTGAAACCGGACCAGTTTGTA includes:
- a CDS encoding tetratricopeptide repeat protein, producing the protein MGNTLEGLFKEAITEYIANNYEKSIEYLKLVLQMDPQHRLAGLTIGSALLKLGRAEKALEQFNHIIEADPGYARAYHLRGFAHQQLGDSEAALKDFSTAIHLDGEYGAAYYSRATLLSEMGKSELAGDDIEVVTRLTNRNLEVFGNQNNVWRSRQLYVESEMGSEFDQMVGSA
- a CDS encoding MoxR family ATPase, with product MPFKDPKHVKTSLERARYICSDEIATVIFLAGATAKPILVEGPAGVGKTELAKAVARSLGRELIRLQCYEGLDEAKALYEWEYAKQLLYTQIMKEKIHALIKDVATLTEAADRIAAQEDAFFSERFIQPRPLLKAISSPEPVVLLVDEVDKSDPEFEAFLLEILSDFQVSIPEIGTRKALNIPFAVLTSNNYRDMSDALKRRCLHLYIDYPDIALEREIVLMKIPGIPHQLADQLVASVNAIRDLDLKKKPSISETLDWAGSLMALQVETLSTGVVADTLSTILKYRIDADLVKKNLDKVVVH